In one window of Microbacterium dextranolyticum DNA:
- a CDS encoding ATP-binding protein, whose translation MRLTYFGGPAWDAGPLPVRGRGQEALLFRLAIDAGTVVSYRALAEDVWPLDAPADPRAALQSLASRLRRALGSPSIDAVSGGYRLNLDRADIDLTRFADLVADARAHDSADAARQALRLWTGEPWVPEGFDWVRRDLLEDRAHAERLAASITAGSARTAGTPDPLTKTATAPRKADDSALPPASDPASSTSIPAPLTTLVGRADELAAIAAQLTSDRLVTLLGPGGAGKTTLALETARRTPDALFVELAPATAGEIWAVLAGAAGRGIRLGDSAARAQQTDHDRVIEALRGRSVLLVLDNCEHVSAAASAVAIEVLTTLPGVRILATSREPLSVPGEAFVDLGPLPMADAVELFSRRVRSARGSAPSPEDEPTVGRIVRRLDGLPLALELAAAKARTLSLAEIDAGLDDRFALLSTGPRAADPRHQTLRALIDWSWEPLPPDERAALLAASVFPDGIGAGDAHAVGAAFGTDGGAFDRLVDRSLLTRTDGRFRMLETVREYGIDRLRADGREHAARLSAAGVLATLAEAQEPLLRGPQVRAALSWFDANEESLGAAAQLACADPALRPLGIRLTRVIVWPSFIRERVDDLRRSAETFTLGPGVPDSEAETVLAAMRLMLPAFTSIDTDLTPVEVRAFARRTAEIAEGARRHPSDIALALSAVLSAAARNLIAHEGRAMRSWNVLVADHEVAGAPLWTRALVTVLRAASAQNNGAVDALGRESARALELFTEAGDPWGIALASRLRSEWLVMQGRIDEALAVSDDASAGLAGLTSVWDVIQQEGMALDVLARLGRFAEARERLERLRLMAEADGSARSLLQFHSAAATLAVSAGEPAEALAHLDAIAVTPRSGGEAQLRAWTASRRAQALLALGRGAEARESLRNALPLAFASGDHPIAADVVAAAALWLVDADRRDAARRVFAASVRLRGGADATNPMFQKLRAALGEPDPTQPLAPGRTTDEGDDDPEVIAALLD comes from the coding sequence GTGCGGCTCACCTATTTCGGCGGCCCGGCCTGGGACGCCGGCCCGCTGCCGGTGCGCGGGCGGGGGCAGGAGGCGCTGCTGTTCCGCCTCGCGATCGACGCCGGCACGGTCGTCTCGTACCGAGCCCTCGCCGAGGATGTCTGGCCGCTCGATGCGCCCGCAGATCCGCGCGCTGCACTCCAGTCGCTCGCGTCGAGGTTGCGCCGAGCGCTCGGATCGCCCTCCATCGACGCGGTCTCGGGAGGGTACCGACTGAACCTCGATCGCGCCGACATCGACCTCACGCGCTTCGCGGATCTCGTCGCGGATGCCCGGGCGCACGACTCGGCCGACGCGGCCCGCCAGGCGCTGCGACTGTGGACGGGCGAGCCGTGGGTGCCCGAGGGGTTCGACTGGGTGCGCCGCGATCTGCTCGAAGATCGCGCACACGCCGAGCGTCTCGCCGCGTCGATCACGGCGGGCTCGGCGCGCACTGCGGGCACGCCCGACCCCCTCACGAAGACGGCCACCGCACCGCGCAAGGCCGACGACTCGGCCCTGCCCCCGGCATCCGACCCCGCCTCGTCGACGTCGATCCCCGCTCCGCTCACGACGCTCGTCGGACGCGCCGACGAGCTCGCCGCCATCGCCGCGCAGCTCACGAGCGATCGCCTCGTGACCCTCCTCGGGCCGGGCGGCGCGGGCAAGACCACCCTGGCGCTCGAGACGGCGCGCCGCACACCCGACGCACTCTTCGTCGAGCTGGCTCCGGCGACGGCCGGCGAGATCTGGGCGGTCCTCGCCGGCGCGGCAGGTCGCGGCATCCGCCTCGGCGACAGCGCCGCGCGCGCACAGCAGACCGATCACGATCGCGTGATCGAGGCGCTGCGTGGCCGCTCGGTGCTGCTCGTACTCGACAACTGCGAGCACGTCAGCGCCGCCGCCTCTGCCGTCGCGATCGAGGTGCTGACCACTCTCCCCGGAGTCCGCATCCTCGCGACGAGCCGCGAACCGCTGAGCGTGCCCGGTGAGGCGTTCGTCGATCTCGGCCCGCTGCCGATGGCGGATGCCGTGGAGCTCTTCTCCCGCCGCGTCCGGTCCGCCCGCGGATCCGCACCCTCGCCCGAGGACGAACCGACCGTCGGCCGGATCGTCCGGCGCTTGGACGGTCTGCCCCTCGCCCTCGAGCTCGCGGCGGCGAAGGCGCGCACTCTCAGCCTCGCCGAGATCGACGCGGGCCTCGACGATCGCTTCGCGCTGCTCAGCACGGGTCCGCGCGCCGCCGATCCGCGCCACCAGACCCTGCGCGCCCTCATCGACTGGAGCTGGGAGCCCCTGCCGCCGGACGAGCGGGCCGCACTGCTGGCGGCATCCGTTTTTCCCGACGGTATCGGCGCCGGCGACGCCCACGCCGTCGGCGCCGCCTTCGGCACCGACGGCGGCGCATTCGACCGGCTCGTCGACCGGTCGCTGCTCACTCGCACCGACGGCCGGTTCCGCATGCTCGAGACGGTCCGCGAGTACGGGATCGACCGGCTCCGCGCCGACGGTCGCGAGCACGCGGCACGGCTGAGCGCCGCGGGGGTGCTCGCAACGCTCGCCGAGGCCCAGGAGCCGCTGCTGCGCGGACCGCAGGTGCGCGCGGCGCTGTCGTGGTTCGATGCGAACGAGGAGTCCCTGGGCGCGGCGGCGCAGCTCGCGTGCGCCGACCCGGCGCTGCGGCCCCTCGGCATCCGCCTCACGCGCGTCATCGTGTGGCCGTCGTTCATACGCGAGCGCGTCGACGACCTGCGACGATCGGCCGAGACCTTCACCCTCGGTCCCGGCGTTCCGGACAGCGAGGCCGAAACCGTCCTCGCGGCGATGCGCCTCATGCTTCCCGCATTCACCTCGATCGACACCGACCTGACGCCCGTCGAGGTGCGTGCGTTCGCGCGTCGCACCGCCGAGATTGCGGAGGGCGCGCGGCGGCATCCGTCCGACATCGCTCTCGCCCTCTCGGCCGTCCTCTCCGCCGCAGCACGCAACCTCATCGCCCATGAGGGTCGAGCGATGCGCTCCTGGAACGTGCTCGTCGCCGACCACGAGGTCGCCGGCGCCCCGCTGTGGACACGGGCCCTCGTCACGGTGCTGCGTGCCGCCTCGGCGCAGAACAACGGCGCCGTCGACGCCCTCGGTCGTGAGAGCGCCCGCGCCCTCGAACTGTTCACCGAGGCCGGTGACCCGTGGGGGATCGCGCTCGCCAGTCGGCTGCGATCGGAATGGCTCGTGATGCAGGGACGCATCGACGAGGCTCTCGCCGTGTCGGACGACGCGTCGGCGGGGCTGGCCGGGCTCACGTCGGTCTGGGACGTCATCCAGCAGGAAGGCATGGCCCTCGACGTCCTCGCCCGTCTCGGCCGGTTCGCCGAGGCGCGGGAGCGGCTCGAACGACTACGTCTCATGGCCGAAGCCGACGGATCCGCACGCTCGCTGCTGCAGTTCCATTCGGCCGCGGCGACCCTCGCCGTCAGTGCAGGCGAGCCGGCCGAGGCCCTCGCGCATCTCGACGCGATCGCCGTGACCCCGCGTTCGGGTGGCGAGGCGCAACTGCGTGCCTGGACGGCCTCGCGCCGCGCGCAGGCGCTGCTCGCACTCGGCCGTGGCGCCGAGGCCCGGGAGAGCCTGCGCAATGCGCTCCCGCTCGCGTTCGCGTCGGGCGATCATCCGATCGCCGCGGACGTGGTGGCCGCCGCAGCGCTGTGGCTCGTCGACGCCGACCGCCGAGATGCCGCCCGGCGCGTGTTCGCGGCATCCGTGCGCCTGCGCGGCGGCGCGGATGCCACGAACCCGATGTTCCAGAAGCTCCGCGCCGCGCTCGGCGAGCCCGATCCGACGCAGCCGCTTGCTCCGGGCCGCACGACCGACGAGGGCGACGACGACCCGGAGGTCATCGCCGCCCTGCTGGACTGA
- a CDS encoding ABC transporter permease: protein MTAIALTPITPASERRLTNRTSLRQTVENTLTMAYRGLVKIRRTPEQLVDVTVQPIIFTLMFAYIFGGAIAGDVQNYLPALIPGILVQTVITTSVVTGTQLREDMDKGVFDRFRSLPIARIAPLSGALLADTLRYAIATTITFVVGFLMGYHPAGGLGKVALAGLLVIACSWAISWIFAFFGVIARTASSVQGISMLILFPLTFLSNAYVPVDSLPAPLAWFANINPISHLVTAVRDLANEGAIGGDFWLSLLGAAVIVLVFAPLTVRAYMRKA from the coding sequence ATGACCGCCATCGCCCTGACCCCCATCACCCCGGCATCCGAACGCCGACTCACCAACCGCACGAGTCTGCGCCAGACGGTCGAGAACACCCTCACGATGGCCTATCGCGGGCTCGTCAAGATCCGCCGCACGCCCGAGCAGCTCGTCGACGTGACGGTGCAGCCGATCATCTTCACGCTGATGTTCGCGTACATCTTCGGCGGGGCGATCGCCGGAGACGTGCAGAACTACCTGCCGGCGCTCATCCCCGGCATCCTCGTGCAGACGGTCATCACGACCTCGGTCGTCACCGGGACCCAGCTGCGCGAAGACATGGACAAGGGGGTGTTCGACCGCTTCCGGTCGCTGCCGATCGCGCGCATCGCGCCGCTGTCGGGCGCGCTCCTCGCCGACACCCTGCGCTACGCGATCGCGACGACGATCACCTTCGTCGTCGGGTTCCTCATGGGCTACCACCCGGCCGGGGGCCTCGGGAAGGTCGCGCTCGCCGGATTGCTGGTGATCGCGTGCTCGTGGGCGATCAGCTGGATCTTCGCGTTCTTCGGCGTCATCGCCCGCACTGCCTCGAGCGTGCAGGGCATCTCGATGCTGATCCTGTTCCCGCTGACGTTCCTCTCCAACGCCTACGTGCCGGTCGACTCGCTGCCGGCCCCGCTCGCCTGGTTCGCGAACATCAACCCGATCTCGCACCTCGTGACGGCGGTGCGCGACCTCGCGAACGAGGGCGCCATCGGCGGCGACTTCTGGCTGTCGCTGCTCGGCGCCGCGGTGATCGTCCTCGTCTTCGCGCCGCTCACCGTGCGCGCCTACATGCGCAAGGCTTGA
- a CDS encoding protoporphyrinogen/coproporphyrinogen oxidase has protein sequence MTEHVDPDLAGRAAATRVVVVGGGIAGLVAAWECARIGMPVTLLEATGRLGGSIETVRLDGIAVDLVADAVPRGPGALADLIDDLGLRELVEPAATEVVAIAAAAPNRPAGAVQVTPLPQHLAGIPANTWAEPVRRIVGAAGVWRAYLDRLRPPLTIGRQRSLGDLVRTRMGARVRDRMVAPLSVGLYGVEPELVDADLAVPGLSAALTRAGSLSGAVGQLLPDAPSGDGTDAGATTSGHPRRGTLRGGLSTLVSALTERLRDLDVDIRLDAPVVELRPLDDGWAIRTSTPASSAGTEGAGSAEEGAGAPVGTTADGGADRAAGAEASGSPTPTDMTADIVVLAATAGSIAALLTTLGVRVEVPVAPVRDVVTLVTDAATPTSGPDAGRAAPALVCAVPGASAAATLVDAAAMWPSVAAAAGPERRVLRVALVAGDGDGDGGGDDDDDGYATGRAAGVESDAALVARAYHEAVAVFGSGVGEVRAAAHRRVTLMPPASTLDHADRATSARAAVARLGGVAAVGSWLSGGGLATVVGDTVEEIESVRRETLFGRH, from the coding sequence ATGACCGAGCATGTCGATCCCGACCTCGCCGGGCGGGCCGCGGCGACGCGCGTCGTCGTCGTCGGGGGCGGGATCGCGGGGCTCGTCGCGGCGTGGGAGTGCGCGCGCATCGGCATGCCGGTGACCCTCCTCGAGGCGACCGGCCGGCTGGGCGGGTCGATCGAGACGGTCAGGCTCGACGGCATCGCGGTCGACCTCGTCGCCGACGCCGTCCCGCGCGGTCCGGGAGCGCTCGCCGATCTCATCGACGACCTCGGTCTGCGGGAGCTCGTCGAGCCGGCCGCGACCGAGGTCGTCGCCATCGCCGCCGCGGCGCCGAACAGGCCGGCCGGCGCCGTGCAGGTGACCCCGCTGCCGCAGCACCTCGCCGGCATCCCCGCCAACACCTGGGCCGAACCGGTGCGACGGATCGTCGGGGCCGCTGGCGTCTGGCGCGCCTATCTCGATCGGCTGCGACCTCCGCTGACGATCGGCCGCCAGCGGAGCCTCGGCGATCTCGTCCGCACTCGGATGGGTGCCCGCGTGCGCGACCGGATGGTCGCCCCCCTCTCCGTCGGGCTGTACGGCGTCGAGCCCGAACTCGTCGACGCCGATCTCGCCGTGCCGGGTCTCAGCGCCGCCCTCACCCGCGCCGGTTCGCTCTCCGGAGCCGTAGGACAGCTTCTGCCCGACGCGCCGTCGGGCGACGGAACGGATGCCGGGGCCACGACCTCCGGCCATCCGCGACGGGGCACGCTCCGCGGCGGACTCTCGACATTGGTCTCCGCGCTCACGGAACGCCTGCGCGACCTCGACGTCGACATCCGGCTCGACGCCCCGGTCGTGGAGCTACGGCCTCTCGACGACGGCTGGGCGATTCGCACGTCGACGCCCGCGTCGTCAGCGGGTACCGAGGGGGCGGGTTCGGCAGAGGAGGGGGCCGGAGCGCCCGTCGGCACCACGGCGGACGGGGGCGCCGACCGCGCAGCAGGCGCGGAGGCATCCGGCTCGCCGACACCGACGGACATGACCGCGGACATCGTCGTGCTCGCGGCGACCGCCGGTTCCATCGCGGCCCTGCTCACGACGCTCGGCGTGCGGGTCGAGGTGCCCGTCGCTCCCGTCCGCGACGTCGTCACGCTCGTGACGGATGCCGCGACACCGACGTCGGGACCGGATGCCGGGCGAGCGGCCCCCGCCCTCGTCTGCGCGGTGCCGGGGGCGTCGGCCGCGGCGACCCTCGTCGACGCGGCCGCGATGTGGCCGAGCGTCGCCGCGGCGGCGGGGCCCGAGCGTCGCGTGCTGCGGGTGGCTCTCGTCGCCGGCGATGGCGATGGCGATGGCGGCGGCGATGACGATGACGACGGCTACGCCACGGGGCGGGCTGCGGGCGTCGAGTCCGATGCCGCGCTCGTCGCGCGGGCGTATCACGAGGCCGTCGCGGTATTCGGAAGCGGGGTCGGCGAGGTCCGCGCGGCCGCGCATCGCCGGGTGACGCTCATGCCACCGGCATCCACTCTCGATCACGCCGATCGCGCGACCTCCGCGCGTGCCGCAGTCGCCCGGCTCGGGGGCGTCGCGGCGGTCGGATCGTGGCTGTCGGGCGGAGGTCTCGCGACCGTCGTCGGCGACACGGTCGAGGAGATCGAGTCGGTGCGCCGAGAGACGCTGTTCGGGCGTCACTAG
- a CDS encoding ATP-binding cassette domain-containing protein, producing the protein MTTSSSSTPTLAVRAEGLVKVFGDNRAVDGVDLRVEAGTVYGVLGPNGAGKTTTINMLATLMRPDGGRAEIFGHDVTREQNVVRQLIGVTGQFASVDETLSATENLMIFGRLLGLSRAEAKAKSADLLERFALTDAARRPLKKFSGGMRRRLDLAASLLAQPPLIFLDEPTTGLDPRTRGQMWDTIRELVATGSTVLLTTQYLDEADQLADRIAVIDHGRVVAEGTADDLKASVGTSSLILRLADAADTDDTLRAIEQVLGVRGALSPEASRITAPMADADRVADLLITLREAGIHLTEMSVQKPTLDEVFLTITGRPTDATGTESAPEGARTEDVHA; encoded by the coding sequence ATGACCACTTCCTCCTCCTCAACGCCCACCCTCGCGGTGCGAGCCGAGGGCCTCGTCAAGGTCTTCGGCGACAACCGGGCCGTGGACGGCGTCGACCTGCGGGTCGAGGCCGGCACCGTCTACGGCGTGCTCGGCCCCAACGGCGCGGGCAAGACCACCACCATCAACATGCTCGCCACCCTCATGCGCCCCGACGGCGGACGAGCCGAGATCTTCGGCCACGACGTCACTCGTGAGCAGAACGTCGTTCGTCAGCTCATCGGCGTGACCGGGCAGTTCGCGTCGGTGGACGAGACGCTCTCGGCCACCGAGAACCTCATGATCTTCGGGCGCCTGCTCGGTCTCTCACGGGCCGAGGCGAAGGCCAAGTCCGCGGATCTGCTCGAACGCTTCGCGCTGACGGATGCCGCGCGCCGCCCCCTCAAGAAGTTCTCCGGCGGCATGCGCCGTCGCCTCGACCTCGCGGCATCCCTCCTCGCCCAGCCTCCGCTCATCTTCCTCGACGAGCCGACGACGGGCCTCGACCCGCGAACGCGCGGCCAGATGTGGGACACGATCCGCGAGCTCGTCGCGACCGGGTCTACCGTTCTGCTGACGACGCAGTACCTCGACGAGGCCGACCAGCTGGCCGACCGCATCGCGGTGATCGACCACGGACGCGTCGTCGCGGAGGGCACCGCCGACGACCTCAAGGCATCCGTCGGCACGTCCTCGCTCATCCTGCGCCTGGCGGACGCCGCCGACACCGACGACACCCTGCGCGCGATCGAGCAGGTGCTCGGCGTGCGCGGAGCGCTCTCGCCCGAGGCCTCGCGCATCACCGCGCCGATGGCCGACGCCGACCGCGTCGCCGACCTGCTCATCACCCTGCGGGAGGCCGGCATCCACCTCACCGAGATGAGCGTGCAGAAGCCGACCCTCGACGAGGTCTTCCTCACCATCACCGGTCGTCCGACGGACGCCACCGGCACCGAGTCCGCGCCCGAGGGCGCCCGCACCGAGGATGTGCACGCATGA